A portion of the Lolium rigidum isolate FL_2022 chromosome 1, APGP_CSIRO_Lrig_0.1, whole genome shotgun sequence genome contains these proteins:
- the LOC124682566 gene encoding annexin D5-like, whose protein sequence is MASLSVPPVLTSPRNDAIALHRAFRGFGCDSTTVISILAHRDSTQRALIMQEYRALYRQDLYHRLSTELTGHHKKAMLLWVLDPVGRDATILNQALNSDITDLRGATEVICSRTPSQLQVMKQTYRALFGCYLEHDITERTYGDHQKLLLAYLGVPRYEGPQVDPSAAAYDARELYRAGERRLGTNERTFIRIFSERSWAHMASVAAAYQHMFTRSLEKAVKSETSGNFEFGLLTILRCAQSPAGYFAKVLHKAMKGLGTSDTALIRVVVTRTEIDMQYIKAEYHKKYKRSLADAIHSETSGNYRTFLLSLVGRDRY, encoded by the exons ATGGCGAGCCTGAGCGTGCCTCCGGTGCTCACGTCCCCGCGCAACGACGCCATCGCCCTCCACAGGGCCTTCAGAGGGTTCGGCTGCGACAGCACGACGGTGATCAGCATACTGGCGCACCGCGACTCCACGCAGCGCGCGCTCATCATGCAGGAGTACCGGGCGCTGTACCGGCAGGACCTCTACCACCGCCTGTCGACCGAGCTCACCGGGCACCACAAGAAGGCGATGCTGCTGTGGGTGCTGGACCCCGTGGGACGCGACGCCACCATTCTGAACCAGGCCCTCAACAGCGACATCACCGACCTGAGGGGCGCCACGGAGGTGATCTGCTCCAGGACGCCGTCGCAGCTGCAGGTCATGAAGCAGACCTACCGCGCGCTCTTCGGATGCTACCTCGAGCATGACATCACCGAGCGCACCTACGGCGATCATCAGAAG CTCTTGCTGGCGTACCTGGGAGTCCCACGCTACGAAGGCCCGCAGGTGGATCCTTCGGCCGCAGCGTACGACGCGAGGGAGCTCTACAGAGCCGGGGAGAGGAGGCTGGGCACCAACGAGCGGACCTTCATCCGCATCTTCAGCGAGCGCAGCTGGGCGCACATGgcgtccgtcgccgccgcctaccAGCACATGTTCACCCGCTCCCTGGAGAAG GCTGTGAAGAGCGAGACGTCAGGAAACTTCGAGTTCGGGCTGCTCACCATCCTCAGGTGCGCCCAGAGCCCGGCGGGGTACTTCGCCAAGGTGCTGCACAAGGCCATGAAAGGGCTGGGCACCAGCGACACGGCGCTGATACGGGTGGTGGTGACAAGGACGGAGATCGACATGCAGTACATCAAGGCGGAGTACCACAAGAAGTACAAGAGGTCGCTGGCCGACGCCATCCACTCCGAGACCTCTGGCAACTACCGGACCTTCCTCCTCTCGCTCGTCGGCCGAGACCGTTATTAG
- the LOC124683005 gene encoding annexin D5-like has translation MASLSVPPVLTSPRNDAIALHRAFKGFGCDTTTVTNILAHRDCTHRALIMQEYRALYRQDLYHRLSTELTGNLKKAMLLWILDPAGRDATIVNQALNGEITDLRAATEAICSRTPSQLQIMKQTYRAKFGCYLEHDITERTFGDHQKLLLAYVGIPRYEGPEVDPSAAASDARELHRAGEKRLGTDERTFIRIFSERSWAHMASVAAAYQHMFAQSLEKAVKSETSGNFEFGLLTILRCAQSPAGYFAKVLHKAMKGLGTSDTALIRVVVTRTEIDMQYIKAEYHKKYKRSLADAVHAETSGNYRTFLLSLVGRDRC, from the exons ATGGCGAGCCTGAGCGTGCCTCCGGTGCTGACGTCCCCGCGTAACGACGCCATTGCCCTCCACAGGGCATTCAAAG GGTTTGGTTGTGACACCACGACGGTAACCAACATACTCGCTCACCGCGACTGCACCCACCGCGCGCTCATCATGCAGGAGTACCGGGCGCTGTACCGCCAGGATCTGTACCACCGCCTGTCGACCGAGCTCACCGGAAACCTCAAG AAGGCGATGCTGCTTTGGATCCTGGATCCCGCGGGCCGCGACGCGACCATAGTGAACCAGGCCCTCAACGGGGAGATCACCGACCTGAGGGCCGCCACGGAGGCGATCTGCTCCAGGACGCCATCGCAGCTGCAGATCATGAAGCAGACCTACCGCGCCAAGTTCGGTTGCTACCTCGAGCATGACATCACAGAACGCACCTTCGGCGATCACCAGAAG CTTTTGCTTGCGTACGTGGGTATCCCGCGCTACGAGGGCCCGGAGGTCGATCCTTCGGCGGCAGCGTCCGACGCGAGGGAGTTGCACAGAGCTGGGGAGAAGAGGCTGGGCACCGACGAGCGGACCTTCATCCGCATCTTCAGCGAGCGCAGCTGGGCGCACATGGCGTCCGTCGCCGCTGCCTACCAGCATATGTTCGCCCAGTCCCTGGAGAAG GCTGTGAAGAGCGAGACGTCAGGGAACTTCGAGTTCGGGCTGCTGACCATCCTCAGGTGCGCCCAGAGCCCGGCGGGGTACTTCGCCAAGGTGCTGCACAAGGCCATGAAGGGGCTGGGCACCAGCGACACGGCGCTGATACGAGTGGTGGTGACCAGGACGGAGATCGACATGCAGTACATCAAGGCGGAGTACCACAAGAAGTACAAGCGGTCGCTGGCCGATGCCGTCCACGCCGAGACGTCGGGCAACTACCGGACCTTCCTCCTCTCGCTCGTCGGCCGCGACCGTTGCTAG